A genomic region of Geothrix edaphica contains the following coding sequences:
- a CDS encoding TonB-dependent receptor, giving the protein MYSSPLRMARTTALLVAAGAAAYAAGDGNLYVKVLDSQGKPVAGATVIVTSPTQIGGARTVPSDKDGNARFIRLSPGDFKVQVSKEGFQTATLTALEVKVDQTAAASIKIQALGTATVEVLSTVSNVDATTVTTGTQITSAELETLPIGRTQLSVLNLAPGVISTLGSSNSNPTLTTGLNRDNFGSGGGRNNTYLVDGVDVTSPEAGTLRTTIAPELIQVQDVKTGAITAEYTARAGLFSSVTTKVGGNDFSGGLTLDFQSPSLQNKVGYGKYDVGERSVRDYSAYFMGPIIKDRLWFVGSVQTIKDEYTVKLPSGESRTGLNEDGKRFFGKLTWQITPIDLVSFTYNTNPYELNNLSNPGIVTRRASKTEQGGNRWIAAYSHQFSDIFVDVHYSHHQEDNKATPLYTNAGPQNNIVSLLPGGLTPDQAQLGNSAAMDLRVYKKDLLRADLTWLLNALGNHTIKLGAQSGEDSLTRTAGISQGVAYESFDSNSYTWGGVPGLPGGQVKSQRTRVLGAINNTPSLKATAIAAGYTPTGAGGIFQSSDFNAYTFNEANPVGGYYGYRNNFVSSASSTPKQKTQGFYIQDQWQIGRFTLSPGFRFDKYEYEADNGQSLFKTDYNFAPRIGATYDVKGDGHSKIYAYWGRYIDPIRLDMVRFTGSLQASATTEDVRMFNTWITAINRGTKGSVDAVFVDKFKLPKTDEFRLGYATDFASIYSFEVVGTLRRDFDIVEDWDIGLYSSADNLEGEARGLYNMGSAVTNPYASLSTQQKRVVDYFRGLAMPVEYFAGGGFTGAQNLARAQAGQLNFALANLPGGVRKYKTLDVSVTRREANNWGGFASVSLVDGQGNSFSLGNADYQGDVAQWDPRLPYMNGKLDGSVDWMAKFNVFYHWDMGLQVAMNFNANSGYHYSASEKVGTRVLNSAPADINEVFKEQAGKYRTPNFWQSDIRVQYAWKWNQKLRSEVYLDIINLTNRQEPTGISEGLNVRSGITTIYNAAVAGTPYQFQAPRRYQVGFRLKF; this is encoded by the coding sequence ATGTATTCATCTCCCCTCCGGATGGCCCGCACCACGGCCCTCCTTGTAGCGGCGGGCGCCGCTGCCTACGCCGCTGGCGACGGCAACCTGTACGTCAAGGTGCTGGATTCCCAGGGCAAGCCCGTCGCTGGCGCAACGGTGATCGTCACCAGCCCCACTCAGATCGGCGGTGCCCGTACCGTACCCTCCGACAAGGACGGCAACGCCCGGTTCATCCGTCTCAGTCCTGGTGATTTCAAGGTCCAGGTTTCCAAGGAAGGCTTCCAGACCGCCACCCTGACTGCCCTCGAAGTGAAGGTGGATCAGACGGCCGCGGCCAGCATCAAGATACAGGCCCTGGGTACCGCCACCGTTGAGGTGTTGTCCACCGTGTCCAACGTGGACGCCACCACCGTGACCACTGGCACCCAGATCACCTCCGCCGAATTGGAGACCCTGCCCATAGGCCGTACTCAGCTGTCGGTACTGAACCTGGCTCCGGGCGTCATCTCCACCCTTGGAAGCTCCAACAGCAACCCGACCCTGACCACCGGCCTCAACCGCGACAATTTCGGATCGGGCGGTGGCCGCAACAACACCTACCTCGTGGACGGTGTGGACGTGACCAGTCCCGAAGCCGGGACGCTGCGCACCACCATCGCACCCGAGCTGATCCAGGTGCAGGATGTGAAGACTGGCGCCATCACCGCGGAATACACCGCTCGTGCCGGCCTGTTCTCCAGCGTCACCACCAAAGTGGGCGGCAACGACTTCTCCGGCGGCCTCACCCTCGATTTCCAAAGCCCCTCCCTCCAGAACAAGGTGGGTTATGGCAAGTACGACGTGGGTGAGCGCAGCGTCCGTGACTACAGCGCCTATTTCATGGGCCCCATCATCAAGGATCGGCTCTGGTTCGTCGGCAGCGTCCAGACCATCAAGGACGAATACACGGTCAAGCTGCCCAGCGGGGAATCCCGCACGGGCCTGAACGAGGACGGCAAGCGGTTCTTCGGGAAGCTCACCTGGCAGATCACTCCCATCGATCTGGTCAGCTTCACCTACAACACCAATCCTTACGAATTGAACAACCTGTCTAACCCCGGCATCGTCACCCGCCGGGCGTCCAAGACCGAGCAGGGCGGTAATCGCTGGATCGCGGCCTACTCCCACCAGTTCAGCGATATTTTCGTGGACGTACACTACTCCCATCACCAGGAGGACAACAAAGCCACGCCGCTCTACACCAATGCGGGCCCTCAAAACAACATCGTCTCCCTCCTGCCCGGCGGCCTCACCCCGGATCAGGCTCAGCTCGGCAACAGCGCCGCCATGGACCTCCGCGTCTACAAGAAGGACCTGCTCCGTGCCGACTTGACCTGGCTCCTCAATGCCCTGGGCAACCACACGATCAAGCTCGGTGCCCAGAGCGGCGAGGACTCCCTCACTCGAACGGCTGGCATCAGCCAAGGCGTGGCGTACGAGAGCTTCGATAGCAATTCCTACACCTGGGGCGGCGTACCTGGCCTGCCCGGTGGCCAGGTGAAGTCCCAGCGAACCCGCGTCCTTGGCGCCATCAACAACACGCCCTCCCTCAAGGCCACAGCCATCGCCGCTGGCTATACACCCACCGGGGCGGGTGGGATATTCCAGTCCTCGGACTTCAATGCCTACACCTTCAACGAAGCCAATCCCGTCGGTGGCTACTACGGTTACCGAAATAACTTCGTGTCCTCCGCCAGCTCCACGCCCAAGCAGAAGACCCAGGGCTTCTACATCCAGGATCAGTGGCAGATCGGCAGGTTCACCCTCAGCCCCGGGTTCCGCTTCGACAAGTACGAGTACGAGGCTGACAACGGCCAATCCCTGTTCAAGACCGACTACAACTTCGCGCCCCGAATCGGCGCGACCTACGATGTCAAGGGTGACGGCCATTCCAAGATCTATGCCTACTGGGGCCGCTACATCGACCCCATCCGCCTGGACATGGTGCGGTTCACCGGCAGCCTCCAGGCTTCGGCCACCACCGAAGACGTGCGGATGTTCAACACCTGGATCACCGCCATCAACCGCGGGACCAAGGGCTCGGTGGATGCCGTTTTCGTGGACAAGTTCAAGCTCCCCAAGACCGATGAATTCCGCCTCGGCTACGCCACGGACTTCGCCAGCATCTACTCCTTCGAAGTGGTCGGCACCCTGCGCCGCGACTTCGACATTGTGGAGGACTGGGACATCGGCCTCTACTCCAGTGCCGACAACCTTGAAGGCGAGGCACGGGGCCTCTACAACATGGGCTCCGCCGTCACCAATCCGTACGCCAGCCTTAGCACCCAGCAGAAGCGCGTGGTCGACTACTTCCGCGGGCTCGCCATGCCGGTGGAGTATTTCGCCGGCGGCGGCTTCACTGGGGCCCAGAACCTCGCCCGGGCCCAGGCTGGCCAGCTCAACTTCGCCCTCGCCAACCTGCCCGGCGGTGTCCGCAAGTACAAGACCCTTGATGTGAGCGTCACTCGCCGCGAAGCCAATAACTGGGGTGGCTTTGCCTCCGTTAGTCTGGTGGATGGCCAGGGCAACAGCTTCAGTCTCGGCAACGCCGACTACCAGGGTGATGTGGCCCAGTGGGATCCGCGTCTGCCCTACATGAATGGCAAGCTCGATGGCTCTGTGGATTGGATGGCGAAGTTCAATGTGTTCTACCACTGGGACATGGGCCTGCAAGTGGCCATGAACTTCAACGCCAATTCCGGATACCACTACAGTGCCAGTGAAAAGGTCGGCACCCGCGTTCTGAATTCCGCCCCGGCTGATATCAATGAGGTGTTCAAGGAGCAGGCCGGGAAATACCGGACGCCCAACTTCTGGCAGAGCGATATCCGCGTCCAGTACGCCTGGAAGTGGAACCAGAAGCTCCGCTCCGAGGTCTACCTCGACATCATCAACCTGACCAACCGCCAGGAACCGACGGGTATTTCGGAGGGGCTCAATGTCCGCTCCGGGATCACGACCATCTACAACGCGGCCGTGGCCGGCACGCCGTACCAATTCCAGGCGCCCCGACGCTACCAGGTGGGCTTCCGCTTGAAGTTCTAG
- a CDS encoding cob(I)yrinic acid a,c-diamide adenosyltransferase — protein sequence MKLYTRTGDDGSSGLFGGDRVSKSHLRLVAYGTLDELNSIMGLLCLHATAPCASREALQRIQHDLFVLGAILATPASRQELLGARMSTPTWALGDMEADIDRLTALAPPMTAFVLPGGTAASAYAHLARTVCRRAEREVVALTHEEPLNPAVLTYLNRLSDWLFALARAENATAGTADVQWVPKD from the coding sequence ATGAAGCTCTATACCCGCACCGGCGACGACGGCTCCTCGGGGCTCTTCGGGGGGGACCGGGTGAGCAAGTCGCACCTGCGGCTGGTGGCCTACGGCACGCTGGACGAGCTGAACAGCATCATGGGCCTGCTCTGCCTGCACGCCACGGCTCCCTGCGCCTCCCGGGAGGCCCTGCAGCGCATCCAGCACGACCTCTTCGTGCTGGGGGCCATCCTCGCCACGCCCGCCTCCCGCCAGGAGCTCCTGGGAGCCCGCATGAGCACGCCCACCTGGGCCCTGGGGGACATGGAGGCGGACATCGACCGCCTCACGGCCCTGGCACCGCCCATGACCGCCTTCGTGCTGCCCGGCGGCACGGCCGCCTCCGCGTACGCGCACCTGGCCCGGACGGTCTGCCGCCGGGCCGAGCGCGAGGTGGTGGCCCTCACCCATGAGGAGCCCCTGAACCCCGCCGTCCTGACCTACCTGAACCGCCTCAGCGACTGGCTCTTCGCCCTCGCCCGCGCCGAGAACGCCACCGCCGGCACGGCCGATGTGCAGTGGGTGCCGAAGGACTGA
- the pyrE gene encoding orotate phosphoribosyltransferase, with translation MPLSPRDLAACLLDAGAVRLQPLDPFTWASGLKAPIYCDNRQLLGFPEARGLIVEALVARTASFAPTLIAGAATAGVPWAAMVADRMGLPMAYVRPTPKNHGMGRQVEGPLAKGHRAVLIEDLISTGMSSLKCADALRAEGAELPAVLALFSYGLPQAEKAFTAARIAFEVLGSFQVLAEEAERRGILDAAGLTALKDWRTDTVAWSRARGGA, from the coding sequence ATGCCCCTCTCGCCCCGGGATCTCGCCGCCTGCCTGCTGGACGCGGGCGCCGTGCGCCTGCAGCCCCTGGACCCGTTCACCTGGGCCAGCGGCCTGAAGGCCCCCATCTACTGCGATAACCGCCAGCTGCTGGGGTTCCCCGAGGCGCGCGGCCTGATCGTGGAGGCCCTGGTGGCGCGGACGGCCTCCTTCGCCCCCACGCTCATCGCCGGGGCGGCCACGGCGGGAGTCCCCTGGGCGGCCATGGTGGCGGATCGCATGGGCCTGCCCATGGCCTACGTGCGACCCACGCCCAAGAACCACGGCATGGGCCGCCAGGTGGAGGGTCCGCTGGCCAAGGGCCACCGCGCCGTGCTCATCGAGGACCTCATCTCCACGGGCATGTCCAGCCTCAAGTGTGCGGACGCGCTCAGGGCCGAGGGCGCGGAGCTCCCCGCGGTGCTGGCCCTCTTCAGCTACGGCCTGCCCCAGGCGGAGAAGGCCTTCACCGCAGCCCGGATCGCATTCGAAGTGCTGGGCTCATTCCAGGTGCTCGCCGAGGAGGCGGAGCGTCGCGGGATCCTGGATGCCGCCGGCCTCACCGCCCTGAAGGACTGGCGCACCGACACCGTGGCCTGGAGCCGCGCCCGCGGCGGGGCATAG
- a CDS encoding PLP-dependent cysteine synthase family protein has protein sequence MTNFLPPVVDTVLDLVGNTPLLRLTRFAPGFQLFSKLEYLNPGGSVKDRIGVGMIRAAEALGQIKPGLSTIIEPTAGNTGVGLAIAAKALGYRCILCVPTKYSREKMMLMKALGAELVLIPKEQGMKGAIAKCQELAASIPHAFVPQQFDNPSNPDSHYATTGPEIWAQMEGRVDAVVLGAGSGGTFTGIARYLKEQNPKIQAVVVQPVGSVYCGAPLGEWVVEGVGNGFIPASLDLSIADRIIDVADADSLATARELIATEGCLVGASSGANAWAAREVAKVLPAGARVVTLFPDGAERYMSKQPVADLEL, from the coding sequence GTGACGAACTTCCTACCTCCTGTCGTCGATACCGTCCTGGACTTGGTGGGGAACACCCCGCTGCTGCGCCTGACCCGTTTCGCGCCCGGCTTCCAGCTCTTCTCCAAGCTCGAGTACCTCAACCCCGGCGGCAGCGTGAAGGACCGCATCGGCGTGGGCATGATCCGCGCCGCGGAGGCCCTCGGCCAGATCAAGCCGGGCCTCAGCACCATCATCGAGCCCACGGCCGGCAACACGGGCGTGGGCCTGGCCATCGCGGCCAAGGCGCTGGGCTACCGCTGCATCCTGTGCGTGCCCACCAAGTACAGCCGCGAGAAGATGATGCTCATGAAGGCCCTGGGTGCCGAGCTGGTGCTCATCCCGAAGGAACAGGGCATGAAGGGCGCCATCGCCAAGTGCCAGGAGCTGGCCGCGAGCATCCCCCACGCCTTCGTGCCCCAGCAGTTCGACAACCCCAGCAATCCCGACAGCCACTACGCCACCACGGGGCCGGAAATCTGGGCCCAGATGGAGGGCCGCGTCGACGCCGTGGTGCTGGGCGCCGGCAGCGGCGGCACCTTCACGGGCATCGCCCGCTACCTGAAGGAGCAGAACCCGAAGATCCAGGCCGTGGTGGTGCAGCCCGTGGGTTCCGTCTACTGCGGCGCGCCCCTGGGCGAGTGGGTGGTGGAGGGCGTGGGCAACGGCTTCATCCCCGCCAGCCTCGACCTGTCCATCGCGGACCGCATCATCGATGTGGCCGATGCCGACAGCCTGGCCACGGCCCGGGAACTCATCGCCACCGAGGGCTGCCTGGTGGGCGCCTCCAGCGGCGCCAACGCCTGGGCCGCCCGCGAGGTCGCCAAGGTCCTGCCCGCCGGGGCCCGGGTGGTGACGCTCTTCCCCGACGGGGCCGAGCGCTACATGTCCAAGCAGCCTGTGGCCGACCTGGAGCTGTGA
- the leuS gene encoding leucine--tRNA ligase, with translation MPFQPLTQEPEIQRRWLESGAFRAKRSGELLPGSKTFYMLVMLPYPSGRIHMGHVRNYTLGDVTARFRRMKGYEVMHPLGWDSFGLPAENAAIKHGIHPAIWTRKNIEEMKGQIQKMGISYDWDREIASFQDDYYRWNQWLFLKMWEAGDVFRAMRTVNWCEELGTVLANEQVVDGKDERTGFPVVQKPLEQYFFKTTKYADELLECLDGLDWPENVKTMQRNWIGRSEGARLAFDLEGGGQVEVFTTRLDTLFGVTFMALSTEHPVIEKAAEADAALKAFCDQVASVSREERLTSDVKLGHRTALSVIHPFTGDKVPVFAANYVLMDYGTGAVMGVPAHDERDHEFAKKYGLPIPQVIEAESEWDLGTLINSGEFTGMASEDAVTAMVAKLNGRAEKTTTYKLKDWGLSRQRYWGTPIPTVHCDHCGVVPEKAENLPVRLPEDVAFTGVGPSPLTTSRSFLDCVCPACGKPARRETDTMDTFVDSSWYWLRYLDPKNTELPFAKAESDAWMPVDLYVGGIEHATMHLIYARFFYKVLRDLGLASGPEPFQKLICQGMVLKDGSKMSKSKGNIVDPDEVISKYGADALRLFMIFAAPIEKEIDWTGFEGIEGASRFLKRVTRMVEDHLAMTGGDRLLADARDVPPGTPHSVSGQSPATSSVTAEPLPAKDQLSAEEKALLIKLNQTIARLTDDLERRYQFNTVVSGLMELSNALGDLPADAPHRSAVMQHALDAFVRMMSPVAPHLAEQLWSQLGNQLENRGLCMQAAWPEADPAFLEADEVLVVVQVNGKVRGRITVPVQAGEEQRRAAALACVEAQPHLAGKEIVKVVLPPGGKLVSIVVKG, from the coding sequence ATGCCCTTCCAGCCCCTGACCCAGGAACCCGAGATCCAGCGCCGCTGGCTCGAGTCGGGCGCCTTCCGCGCCAAGCGGTCCGGGGAGCTGCTGCCGGGCTCCAAGACCTTCTACATGCTGGTGATGCTGCCCTACCCCAGCGGCCGCATCCACATGGGCCACGTGCGGAACTACACCCTGGGCGATGTGACCGCCCGCTTCCGCCGCATGAAGGGCTACGAAGTCATGCACCCCCTCGGCTGGGACAGCTTCGGCCTGCCGGCAGAGAATGCCGCCATCAAGCACGGCATCCACCCCGCCATCTGGACCCGCAAGAACATCGAGGAGATGAAGGGCCAGATCCAGAAGATGGGCATCAGCTACGACTGGGACCGGGAGATCGCCAGCTTCCAGGACGACTACTACCGCTGGAACCAGTGGCTCTTCCTGAAGATGTGGGAGGCGGGCGACGTGTTCCGCGCCATGCGCACCGTGAACTGGTGCGAGGAGCTGGGCACGGTGCTCGCCAACGAGCAGGTGGTGGACGGCAAGGATGAGCGCACGGGCTTCCCCGTCGTCCAGAAGCCCCTGGAGCAGTACTTCTTCAAGACCACCAAGTACGCGGATGAGCTGCTCGAGTGCCTGGACGGTCTCGACTGGCCCGAGAACGTGAAGACCATGCAGCGCAACTGGATCGGGCGGTCCGAGGGCGCGCGCCTGGCCTTCGACCTCGAGGGCGGCGGCCAGGTCGAGGTCTTCACCACCCGCCTCGATACGCTCTTCGGCGTCACCTTCATGGCCCTCAGCACGGAGCATCCCGTCATCGAGAAGGCCGCGGAAGCCGATGCCGCGCTGAAGGCCTTCTGCGACCAGGTGGCCTCGGTGAGCCGCGAGGAGCGCCTCACCAGCGACGTGAAGCTGGGCCACCGCACGGCGCTTTCCGTCATCCACCCCTTCACGGGCGACAAGGTGCCGGTCTTCGCCGCCAACTACGTGCTCATGGACTACGGCACGGGCGCGGTCATGGGCGTGCCCGCCCACGACGAGCGCGACCACGAGTTCGCGAAGAAGTACGGCCTGCCCATCCCCCAGGTCATCGAGGCCGAGAGCGAGTGGGATCTCGGAACACTCATCAACAGTGGCGAGTTCACGGGCATGGCGAGCGAAGACGCCGTCACGGCCATGGTGGCGAAACTGAATGGCCGCGCCGAGAAGACCACCACCTACAAGCTCAAGGACTGGGGCCTCAGCCGCCAGCGCTACTGGGGCACACCCATTCCCACCGTGCATTGCGATCACTGCGGCGTCGTGCCCGAGAAGGCCGAGAACCTCCCCGTGCGCCTGCCCGAGGATGTGGCCTTCACGGGCGTCGGGCCGTCTCCCCTCACCACGTCGAGATCCTTCCTCGATTGTGTTTGCCCGGCCTGCGGCAAGCCCGCCCGCCGCGAAACCGACACCATGGACACCTTCGTGGACAGCAGCTGGTACTGGCTGCGCTACCTGGATCCGAAAAACACAGAGCTGCCCTTCGCCAAGGCCGAGAGCGATGCCTGGATGCCCGTGGACCTCTACGTGGGCGGCATCGAGCACGCCACCATGCACCTCATCTACGCCCGCTTCTTCTACAAGGTGCTGCGCGACCTGGGCCTGGCCTCGGGCCCCGAGCCCTTCCAGAAGCTCATCTGCCAGGGCATGGTGCTGAAGGATGGCTCGAAGATGAGCAAGTCCAAGGGCAACATCGTGGATCCCGACGAGGTCATCTCGAAGTACGGGGCCGACGCCCTGCGGCTCTTCATGATCTTCGCCGCGCCCATCGAGAAGGAGATCGACTGGACGGGCTTCGAGGGCATCGAGGGGGCCAGCCGCTTCCTCAAGCGCGTCACGCGCATGGTGGAAGACCACCTGGCTATGACCGGGGGGGACCGCCTGCTCGCTGACGCTCGCGATGTCCCCCCCGGGACCCCCCACTCGGTGTCCGGGCAAAGCCCTGCTACCTCGTCGGTCACCGCCGAGCCCCTGCCCGCCAAGGACCAGCTCAGCGCTGAGGAGAAGGCGCTGCTCATCAAGCTCAACCAGACCATCGCCCGGCTCACGGACGACCTGGAGCGCCGCTACCAGTTCAATACGGTGGTGTCCGGCCTCATGGAACTGTCCAACGCGCTGGGTGATCTCCCGGCGGATGCGCCGCATCGCAGCGCAGTCATGCAGCATGCACTCGACGCCTTCGTGCGGATGATGTCCCCCGTGGCGCCCCACCTGGCCGAGCAGCTCTGGAGCCAGCTCGGGAACCAGCTTGAGAATCGGGGCCTCTGCATGCAGGCCGCGTGGCCCGAGGCGGACCCCGCCTTCCTGGAGGCCGACGAGGTGCTGGTGGTGGTGCAGGTGAACGGCAAGGTGCGCGGCCGCATCACCGTGCCCGTCCAGGCCGGCGAGGAGCAACGCCGCGCGGCCGCCCTGGCTTGCGTGGAGGCCCAGCCCCACCTGGCGGGCAAGGAGATCGTGAAAGTGGTCCTGCCTCCCGGCGGCAAGCTGGTGAGCATCGTGGTGAAAGGCTGA
- a CDS encoding M20 family metallopeptidase: MDPLAKALDPHLDALLSELEMIYKDLHRHPELSMQEVRTAKLAAEHLAQHGFEVTSGVGGTGVVGLLRNGPGPTVMLRADMDALPVIEATGLSYASTVRATNDEGVEVGVSHACGHDLHVTWLMGAAQALSEHRDLWQGTLLAVFQPGEEVARGAQAMVDDGMTTRFPRPDVILGQHVMVGAAGTVGTRSGTILSAGDSLKVRLFGRGSHGSQPQTSIDPVVMAASTVLRLQTIVSREVGPLDSAVLTIGSLQAGTKENIIPEDATLKLNIRTYDEGVRDHVLAAVKRICRAECAASNAPREPEFTPLNSYPMTVNDAEATARVAKAFRAQFGEGAYETPPAAASEDFSLFGRAWKTPYVFWIVGGTDPEVYAKAKAEGQINRLPSNHSSRYAPVLHPTLKTGLQAMLAAAGAWLGPEEPTSHA, translated from the coding sequence ATGGATCCGCTGGCCAAGGCGCTCGACCCCCACCTGGACGCCCTCCTGTCTGAGCTGGAGATGATCTACAAGGATCTCCACCGCCATCCGGAGTTGTCCATGCAGGAGGTGCGGACCGCGAAGCTGGCGGCGGAGCACCTGGCACAGCACGGATTCGAGGTGACCTCGGGCGTGGGCGGCACGGGCGTGGTGGGGCTCCTGCGCAACGGGCCCGGCCCCACGGTGATGCTGCGGGCGGACATGGATGCTCTGCCGGTGATAGAGGCCACGGGGCTGTCCTACGCGAGCACGGTCAGGGCCACGAACGACGAGGGCGTGGAGGTGGGCGTGTCCCACGCCTGCGGCCACGACCTGCACGTGACCTGGCTCATGGGCGCGGCCCAGGCGCTCAGCGAGCACCGGGACCTCTGGCAGGGCACCCTTCTGGCCGTGTTCCAGCCGGGCGAAGAGGTCGCCCGCGGCGCCCAGGCCATGGTGGACGACGGCATGACCACGCGTTTCCCCCGCCCCGACGTCATCCTGGGCCAGCACGTGATGGTGGGGGCGGCGGGCACCGTGGGCACCCGCAGCGGCACCATCCTCTCGGCCGGAGACAGCCTGAAGGTCCGGCTCTTCGGGCGCGGTTCCCACGGCTCCCAGCCCCAGACCTCCATCGACCCTGTGGTCATGGCGGCCTCGACCGTCCTGCGGCTCCAGACCATCGTCTCCCGCGAGGTCGGCCCCCTGGACAGCGCGGTGCTGACCATCGGCTCGCTCCAGGCCGGCACCAAGGAGAACATCATCCCCGAGGACGCCACCCTCAAGCTGAACATCCGCACCTACGACGAGGGCGTCCGCGACCACGTCCTGGCCGCGGTGAAGCGCATCTGCCGCGCGGAGTGCGCCGCCTCGAACGCCCCGCGGGAGCCTGAGTTCACCCCCCTGAACAGCTATCCCATGACCGTGAACGACGCGGAAGCCACGGCGCGGGTGGCGAAGGCCTTCCGGGCCCAGTTCGGCGAGGGGGCCTACGAGACGCCCCCCGCCGCGGCCAGTGAGGACTTCAGCCTCTTCGGCCGCGCCTGGAAGACGCCCTACGTGTTCTGGATCGTGGGCGGCACCGATCCCGAGGTCTACGCCAAGGCCAAGGCCGAGGGGCAGATCAACCGCCTTCCCAGCAACCACTCGTCGCGGTACGCCCCCGTGCTGCATCCCACCCTGAAGACCGGCCTCCAGGCCATGCTGGCCGCGGCCGGCGCCTGGCTCGGCCCCGAGGAGCCCACCAGCCATGCCTGA
- a CDS encoding trimeric intracellular cation channel family protein has translation MPEHALFEFLDLAGIFVFAISGAAAARERDLDLFGIVALAFVTACGGGIVRDLCLGALPPVGLADWRYLACATLGALATLGAYGWVRRLRYPVLLFDAVGMAMFAVAGTQKALGLGRNAETAVLLGMMTAVGGGILRDMLLSRVAVVLEREIYASAALLGSLLVVLGDHFHWGPAGTTWPGLVACFGLRYLSLRYGWNMPRFGRREMGPGN, from the coding sequence ATGCCTGAGCACGCGCTCTTCGAGTTCCTCGACCTGGCGGGCATCTTCGTCTTCGCCATCAGCGGCGCCGCGGCGGCCCGGGAGCGGGACCTGGACCTGTTCGGCATCGTGGCCCTGGCCTTCGTCACCGCCTGCGGCGGCGGCATCGTGCGCGACCTCTGCCTGGGCGCCCTGCCCCCCGTGGGCCTGGCAGACTGGCGCTACCTAGCCTGCGCCACCCTGGGCGCCCTGGCCACCCTCGGCGCCTATGGCTGGGTGCGACGCCTGCGGTATCCAGTGCTCCTCTTCGACGCGGTGGGGATGGCCATGTTCGCCGTGGCCGGCACGCAGAAAGCGCTGGGACTGGGCCGCAACGCCGAGACGGCCGTCCTTCTCGGCATGATGACTGCCGTGGGGGGCGGCATCCTCCGCGACATGCTGCTCAGCCGGGTGGCCGTGGTGCTGGAGCGGGAGATCTACGCCTCTGCGGCCCTGCTGGGGTCGCTGCTGGTGGTGCTGGGCGACCACTTCCACTGGGGCCCGGCCGGGACCACCTGGCCCGGCCTCGTGGCCTGCTTCGGGCTGCGCTACCTCTCGCTGCGGTACGGCTGGAACATGCCCCGGTTCGGCCGGCGCGAGATGGGCCCCGGGAACTGA